The following are encoded in a window of Pseudomonas graminis genomic DNA:
- the carB gene encoding carbamoyl-phosphate synthase large subunit — MPKRTDIKSILILGAGPIVIGQACEFDYSGAQACKALREEGYRVILVNSNPATIMTDPAMADATYIEPIKWATVAKIIEKERPDALLPTMGGQTALNCALDLEREGVLEKFGVEMIGANADTIDKAEDRSRFDKAMKSIGLACPRSGIAHSMEEANAVLEKLGFPCIIRPSFTMGGTGGGIAYNREEFEEICARGLDLSPTKELLIDESLIGWKEYEMEVVRDKKDNCIIVCSIENFDPMGVHTGDSITVAPAQTLTDKEYQILRNASLAVLREIGVETGGSNVQFGICPDTGRMVVIEMNPRVSRSSALASKATGFPIARVAAKLAVGYTLDELQNEITGGKTPASFEPSIDYVVTKLPRFAFEKFAKADARLTTQMKSVGEVMAIGRTFQESLQKALRGLEVGVSGLDPKLDLSNPESMSILKRELTVPGAERIWYVADAFRAGMTVEQIFGMNMIDPWFLVQIEDLIKDEEKVKTLGLSAIDRDIMYRLKRKGFSDARLAKLLGVTEKNLRTHRHKLDVLPVYKRVDTCAAEFATDTAYMYSTYEEECEASPTNRDKIMILGGGPNRIGQGIEFDYCCVHAALALREDGYETIMVNCNPETVSTDYDTSDRLYFEPVTLEDVLEIVRVEKPKGVIVQYGGQTPLKLARALEAAGVPIIGTSPDAIDRAEDRERFQQMVERLNLRQPPNATVRSEDEAIRAAAKIGYPLVVRPSYVLGGRAMEIVYEEDELKRYLREAVQVSNDSPVLLDHFLNCAIEMDVDAVCDGTDVVIGAIMQHIEQAGVHSGDSACSLPPYSLPAHIQDEMREQVKKMALELGVVGLMNVQLALQGEDIYVIEVNPRASRTVPFVSKCIGVSLAMIAARVMAGKTLKELGFTKEIIPNFYSVKEAVFPFAKFPGVDPILGPEMKSTGEVMGVGDTFGEAFAKAQMGASEVLPTGGTAFISVRDDDKPLVAGVARSLIELGFDIVATAGTARLIEEAGLKVRRVNKVTEGRPHVVDMIKNDEVTLIINTTEGRQSIADSYSIRRNALQHKIYCTTTIAAGEAICEALKFGPEKTVRRLQDLHAGLKA, encoded by the coding sequence ATGCCAAAACGTACAGACATTAAAAGCATCCTGATTCTTGGCGCTGGCCCGATCGTGATCGGCCAGGCCTGCGAATTCGACTACTCCGGCGCCCAGGCCTGCAAGGCCCTGCGCGAAGAGGGTTACCGCGTCATTCTGGTCAACTCGAACCCGGCCACCATCATGACCGACCCGGCCATGGCGGATGCGACCTACATCGAGCCGATTAAATGGGCGACCGTCGCCAAGATCATCGAAAAAGAACGCCCCGATGCGCTGCTGCCAACCATGGGCGGCCAGACCGCACTGAACTGCGCACTGGATCTGGAGCGCGAAGGCGTTCTGGAGAAGTTCGGCGTTGAAATGATCGGCGCCAATGCCGACACCATCGACAAGGCTGAAGACCGCTCGCGTTTCGACAAAGCCATGAAATCCATCGGGCTGGCGTGCCCGCGTTCCGGTATCGCCCACAGCATGGAAGAGGCCAATGCGGTCCTCGAAAAGCTGGGTTTCCCGTGCATCATTCGTCCGTCCTTCACCATGGGCGGCACCGGTGGCGGCATCGCGTACAACCGTGAAGAGTTCGAAGAAATCTGCGCCCGCGGTCTCGACCTGTCGCCGACTAAGGAGCTGCTGATCGACGAGTCGCTGATCGGCTGGAAAGAATACGAAATGGAAGTTGTCCGCGACAAAAAGGACAACTGCATCATCGTCTGCTCCATCGAAAACTTCGATCCGATGGGCGTCCACACTGGCGACTCCATCACCGTTGCGCCAGCACAGACGCTGACCGACAAGGAATACCAGATTCTGCGTAACGCCTCGCTGGCGGTCCTGCGCGAGATCGGCGTCGAAACAGGCGGCTCCAACGTTCAGTTCGGTATCTGCCCTGACACCGGCCGCATGGTTGTGATCGAGATGAACCCACGGGTTTCTCGTTCTTCTGCACTGGCTTCCAAGGCTACCGGCTTCCCGATCGCCCGAGTGGCAGCCAAGCTGGCTGTCGGCTACACGCTGGACGAGTTGCAGAACGAAATCACCGGCGGCAAGACCCCGGCGTCGTTCGAGCCGTCGATCGACTACGTCGTCACCAAGCTGCCGCGCTTTGCGTTCGAGAAGTTCGCGAAAGCTGACGCGCGTCTGACCACTCAAATGAAATCGGTCGGCGAAGTCATGGCCATCGGCCGCACGTTCCAGGAATCCCTGCAGAAAGCCCTGCGCGGCCTTGAAGTGGGCGTCAGCGGTCTCGATCCGAAGCTGGACCTGAGCAATCCGGAAAGCATGAGCATTCTCAAGCGCGAACTGACGGTTCCGGGTGCCGAGCGCATCTGGTACGTAGCCGACGCTTTCCGTGCCGGCATGACGGTTGAACAGATTTTCGGCATGAACATGATTGACCCCTGGTTCCTGGTGCAGATCGAAGACCTGATCAAGGACGAGGAGAAGGTCAAGACTCTCGGTCTGTCGGCGATTGACCGCGACATTATGTATCGCCTCAAGCGCAAGGGCTTCTCGGACGCACGCCTGGCCAAGCTGCTGGGTGTGACCGAGAAAAACCTGCGCACGCACCGTCACAAGCTGGACGTGCTGCCGGTCTACAAGCGCGTTGATACCTGCGCCGCAGAGTTCGCCACCGACACTGCGTACATGTACTCCACGTACGAGGAAGAGTGCGAAGCCAGCCCGACGAATCGCGACAAGATCATGATTCTGGGTGGCGGTCCGAACCGCATTGGCCAGGGCATCGAGTTCGACTACTGCTGCGTGCACGCTGCGCTGGCGCTGCGGGAGGACGGGTACGAGACCATCATGGTCAACTGCAACCCGGAAACCGTATCGACCGACTACGACACCTCCGACCGGCTGTACTTCGAGCCAGTGACCCTGGAAGACGTGCTGGAAATCGTCCGCGTCGAGAAGCCGAAAGGCGTGATCGTTCAGTACGGCGGGCAGACCCCGTTGAAACTGGCTCGCGCGCTGGAGGCTGCAGGCGTGCCGATCATCGGCACCAGCCCGGACGCCATTGACCGTGCAGAAGACCGCGAGCGCTTCCAGCAAATGGTTGAGCGACTGAACCTGCGTCAACCGCCAAACGCTACGGTGCGCAGCGAAGACGAAGCGATTCGGGCCGCTGCGAAGATCGGCTACCCGCTGGTGGTGCGTCCGTCCTATGTACTGGGCGGCCGTGCGATGGAAATCGTCTACGAAGAAGACGAACTCAAGCGCTACTTGCGTGAAGCGGTTCAAGTGTCCAACGACAGCCCGGTGCTGCTTGATCACTTCCTCAACTGCGCGATCGAAATGGACGTTGATGCCGTCTGCGACGGTACCGACGTGGTGATCGGCGCAATCATGCAGCACATCGAACAGGCCGGCGTTCACTCCGGTGACTCGGCATGCTCGCTGCCTCCGTATTCGCTGCCGGCGCATATCCAGGACGAAATGCGTGAGCAGGTCAAGAAAATGGCCCTGGAGCTCGGCGTTGTCGGCCTGATGAACGTGCAACTGGCATTGCAGGGTGAAGATATCTACGTCATTGAAGTGAACCCGCGCGCCTCGCGTACTGTGCCGTTCGTTTCGAAGTGCATTGGTGTCTCGCTGGCGATGATTGCAGCTCGCGTCATGGCCGGTAAAACCCTGAAAGAACTCGGCTTCACCAAAGAAATCATTCCGAATTTCTACAGCGTGAAAGAGGCGGTGTTCCCGTTCGCCAAGTTCCCGGGCGTTGACCCGATCCTCGGCCCGGAGATGAAGTCGACCGGTGAAGTCATGGGTGTCGGTGACACCTTCGGAGAAGCCTTCGCCAAAGCCCAGATGGGCGCCAGTGAAGTGCTACCGACTGGCGGAACGGCGTTCATCAGCGTGCGTGATGACGACAAGCCCCTGGTGGCAGGTGTTGCACGCAGCTTGATCGAGCTGGGCTTCGACATCGTTGCAACCGCCGGCACTGCACGCCTGATTGAAGAGGCCGGTCTGAAAGTGCGCCGCGTCAACAAGGTGACCGAGGGCCGTCCACACGTGGTCGACATGATCAAGAATGACGAAGTCACGCTGATCATCAACACCACCGAAGGTCGTCAGTCGATCGCCGACTCCTACTCCATTCGCCGCAATGCCCTGCAGCACAAGATTTACTGCACCACGACCATTGCTGCGGGCGAGGCCATCTGTGAAGCGCTGAAGTTCGGTCCTGAAAAAACCGTGCGCCGCTTGCAGGATCTACACGCAGGACTCAAAGCATGA
- the carA gene encoding glutamine-hydrolyzing carbamoyl-phosphate synthase small subunit, which yields MTKPAILALADGSIFRGEAIGADGQTVGEVVFNTAMTGYQEILTDPSYAQQIVTLTYPHIGNTGTTPEDAESDRVWAAGLVIRDLPLVASNWRNKMPLDEYLKANKTVAIAGIDTRRLTRILREKGAQNGCIMAGDSISEEAAIAAARGFPGLKGMDLAKEVSTKDTYEWRSTVWNLQSDSSPEVAAADLKYHVVAWDYGVKLNILRMLVERGCRVTVVPAQTPASEVLALKPDGIFLSNGPGDPEPCDYAIQAIKDVLETDIPVFGICLGHQLLALASGARTIKMDLGHHGANHPVQDLDTGVVMITSQNHGFAVDEATLPSNVRAIHKSLFDGSLQGIERTDKDAFSFQGHPEASPGPTDVAPLFDRFITAMDKRR from the coding sequence TTGACTAAGCCAGCCATACTCGCCCTTGCTGATGGCAGCATTTTTCGCGGCGAAGCCATTGGTGCCGACGGTCAAACCGTTGGTGAAGTGGTGTTCAACACCGCAATGACCGGCTATCAGGAAATTCTTACCGATCCTTCCTATGCCCAGCAAATCGTCACCCTGACTTACCCGCACATCGGCAACACCGGCACCACGCCGGAAGATGCCGAGTCCGACCGCGTCTGGGCGGCGGGTCTGGTGATTCGCGACCTGCCACTGGTTGCGAGCAACTGGCGTAACAAGATGCCCCTGGATGAGTATCTGAAAGCCAATAAAACCGTTGCGATTGCGGGCATCGACACGCGCCGTCTGACGCGCATCCTTCGTGAGAAGGGCGCTCAAAATGGCTGCATCATGGCTGGCGACAGCATTTCCGAAGAGGCAGCCATCGCGGCAGCACGAGGTTTCCCAGGTCTGAAGGGCATGGACCTCGCCAAGGAAGTCAGCACCAAAGACACCTACGAGTGGCGCTCCACGGTCTGGAACCTGCAGTCCGACAGCAGCCCCGAGGTCGCCGCAGCCGACTTGAAGTACCACGTGGTCGCCTGGGACTACGGCGTCAAGCTGAACATCCTGCGCATGCTGGTAGAGCGCGGTTGCCGTGTAACGGTCGTACCGGCGCAAACCCCGGCCAGCGAAGTGCTTGCGCTCAAGCCGGACGGCATTTTCCTGTCTAACGGCCCTGGCGATCCGGAACCCTGCGACTATGCCATTCAAGCGATCAAGGATGTGCTGGAGACCGACATTCCGGTGTTCGGTATCTGCCTGGGTCACCAACTGCTGGCGCTCGCCTCCGGCGCTCGGACCATCAAGATGGATCTGGGCCACCACGGCGCCAACCACCCTGTTCAGGACCTCGACACAGGCGTGGTCATGATCACCAGCCAGAACCATGGTTTTGCGGTGGACGAAGCGACCTTGCCGAGCAACGTTCGCGCGATTCACAAGTCGCTGTTTGATGGCAGCCTGCAGGGCATTGAGCGCACCGACAAGGACGCGTTCAGCTTCCAGGGTCACCCTGAAGCGAGCCCGGGCCCGACTGACGTCGCGCCGCTGTTCGATCGCTTCATCACAGCCATGGACAAACGCCGCTGA